A part of Setaria viridis chromosome 8, Setaria_viridis_v4.0, whole genome shotgun sequence genomic DNA contains:
- the LOC117867016 gene encoding phototropin-1A isoform X2, whose translation MASKGLPRDSRGSLEVFNPNAASASASASSAAASIRPAKPTSPFLLPPPAADDAAAVGRAAQRAAEWGLVLQTDDHTGRPQGVTARPSGGSASASTRTSDSLDGIPRALPRVSEELRAALSAFQQTFVVSDATRPDHPILYASAGFFNMTGYSSNEVVGRNCRFLQGSGTDPAEIAKIRHALAAGSNYCGRVLNYKKDGTPFWNLLTVAPIKDEDGRVLKFIGMQVEVSKYTEGTKDTAVRPNGLPESLIKYDARQKDQARSSVSELLLALKNPRSLSESRNSTFKRKSQESEVPGKRSSESGSRRNSRSGMRNSLQKISEVPEGGNKTRKSGLRSFMGFLGMGHGNVEKNMLKPRDDPLLDSDDERPESFDDDFRRKEMRRGIDLATTLERIEKNFVITDPRLPDNPIIFASDSFLQLTEYSREEILGRNCRFLQGPETDRGTVKKIRDAIDNQTEVTVQLINYTKSGKKFWNLFHLQPMRDQKGDVQYFIGVQLDGTERVRDAAAKDGAMLVKNTADNIDEAAKELPDANLRPEDLWANHSKPVLPKPHMKDTASWRAIQKVLESGESIDLKHFRPVKPLGSGDTGSVHLVELRGTGEYFAMKAMDKSVMLNRNKVHRATAERQILDMLDHPFLPTLYASFQTKTHICLITDYYSGGELFMLLDRQPMKVLKEDAVRFYAAEVVTALEYLHCQGIIYRDLKPENILLNREGHMSLTDFDLSCLTSCQPQVFLSEESDKKKRRKSRGSPIFFAEPMRASNSFVGTEEYIAPEIITGAGHTSAVDWWALGILLYEMLYGYTPFRGKTRQRTFANILHKDMRFPASIEVSLAGRQLMYRLLHRDPANRLGSYEGASEIKRHPFFRGINWALVRAATPPKLVQVEVEVEVEAPLQLQETAAADALTDMF comes from the exons ATGGCTTCCAAAG GACTTCCGCGCGACTCCCGTGGGTCCCTCGAGGTCTTCAATCccaacgccgcctccgcctccgcctccgcctcctccgccgccgcttccatCCGGCCGGCGAAGCCAACCTCCCCATTCCTCCTGCCGCCCCCAGCGGCGGATGATGCTGCTGCCGTGGGCCGGGCCGCGCAGAGGGCCGCCGAGTGGGGCCTCGTCCTCCAGACCGACGACCACACCGGCCGCCCCCAGGGCGTCACCGCCCGACCCTCCGGCGGCTCTGCTTCTGCTAGTACCCGCACCAGCGACTCCCTCGACGGCATCCCCAGGGCCCTCCCCCGGGTTTCGGAGGAGCTCCGCGCCGCTCTCTCCGCCTTCCAGCAGACCTTCGTGGTGTCGGACGCCACCCGCCCCGACCACCCCATCCTTTACGCCAGCGCCGGATTCTTCAACATGACCGGCTACTCATCCAACGAGGTCGTCGGAAGGAACTG CCGCTTCCTTCAGGGCTCCGGGACGGACCCTGCAGAGATCGCAAAGATCAGGCACGCGCTCGCAGCTGGCTCAAACTACTGCGGCCGTGTTCTCAACTACAAGAAGGACGGCACGCCATTCTGGAACCTCTTGACCGTTGCCCCCATCAAGGATGAGGATGGCAGGGTCCTCAAGTTCATCGG GATGCAAGTGGAAGTGAGTAAGTACACTGAAGGGACCAAGGATACAGCAGTTCGCCCGAATGGATTGCCAGAATCACTAATCAAATATGATG CAAGACAGAAGGATCAGGCCCGTAGCTCTGTCTCTGAGCTTCTTCTTGCCCTCAAGAATCCACGCTCCTTGTCAGAATCAAGAAATAGCACCTTTAAAAGAAAATCGCAGGAATCAGAAGTTCCTGGCAAGAGAAGCTCTGAAAGTGGATCTCGCCGCAACTCTCGAAGTGGAATGAGAAACTCTCTGCAGAAAATTAGTGAAGTGCCTGAAGGAGGGAATAAAACTAGAAAATCTGGCTTGCGTTCATTTATGGG TTTTCTTGGTATGGGCCATGGAAATGTAGAGAAGAACATGCTGAAACCAAGAGATGATCCGCTACTTGACAGTGATGATGAAAGACCTGAAAGCTTTGATGACGATTTCAGGAGGAAAGAAATGAGAAGGGGTATAGACTTGGCTACTACACTTGAACGTATTGAAAAGAATTTTGTCATCACCGATCCGAGGTTACCTGATAATCCAATT ATATTTGCGTCGGATAGCTTTTTGCAATTGACAGAGTATAGCCGTGAAGAAATATTGGGAAGAAACTGCAG GTTTCTTCAAGGACCTGAAACTGACCGTGGGACAGTAAAGAAAATAAGAGATGCCATAGATAACCAAACAGAGGTCACCGTTCAGTTAATAAATTATACAAAGAGCG GCAAAAAATTCTGGAACCTCTTTCACTTGCAACCAATGCGTGATCAGAAG GGTGATGTTCAGTACTTCATTGGGGTTCAGTTAGATGGAACTGAACGTGTTCGAGATGCTGCTGCAAAAGATGGTGCCATGCTG GTTAAGAACACTGCAGACAATATTGACGAGGCTGCAAAGGAACTTCCTGATGCTAATTTG AGACCGGAGGATCTATGGGCTAATCACTCAAAACCAGTCTTGCCGAAGCCACATATGAAGGATACTGCATCATGGAGAGCCATCCAAAAG GTTCTTGAGAGTGGTGAAAGCATTGATTTGAAACATTTCAGGCCTGTAAAACCTTTAGGATCTGGTGACACTGGCAG TGTCCACTTGGTTGAGTTGCGTGGCACAGGTGAATACTTTGCCATGAAAGCTATGGATAAAAGTGTGATGCTTAACCGAAACAAG GTCCATAGAGCTACCGCTGAACGACAAATCCTTGATATGTTGGACCACCCATTCCTTCCCACATTGTATGCATCATTTCAG ACCAAGACACATATATGTCTTATTACCGACTACTACTCTGGTGGGGAACTTTTTATGCTCCTTGATAGGCAACCTATGAAGGTTCTAAAGGAAGATGCAGTCAG GTTCTATGCTGCAGAAGTGGTAACAGCACTTGAATACCTGCATTGCCAAG GTATAATCTACCGAGACTTAAAGCCGGAGAACATTTTACTTAATAGAGAGGGGCACATGTCCCTGACAGACTTTGATTTGTCATGCTTGACATCCTGTCAACCACAG GTGTTTCTTTCAGAAGAGAGCgataagaagaaaaggaggaagagcAGGGGTTCTCCCATATTCTTCGCTGAACCAATGCGAGCATCGAATTCGTTTGTTGGTACAGAGGAGTACATTGCACCT GAGATCATTACTGGAGCTGGTCATACAAGTGCTGTGGATTGGTGGGCGCTAG GGATCCTTCTGTACGAGATGCTGTATGGCTACACACCCTTCAGAGGGAAAACGAGGCAGAGAACCTTTGCGAACATTCTGCACAAGGACATGAGATTTCCAGCGAGTATAGAGGTGAGCCTGGCTGGGAGGCAGCTCATGTACCGGCTGCTGCACCGGGACCCTGCAAACAGGCTGGGGTCGTACGAGGGCGCCTCGGAGATCAAGCGGCACCCCTTCTTCCGCGGCATCAACTGGGCTCTCGTCCGGGCCGCCACGCCCCCCAAGCTCGTtcaggtggaggtggaggtggaggtggaggctcctctgcaactgcaagagacagctgctgctgatgctcTCACTGATATGTTCTGA
- the LOC117867016 gene encoding phototropin-1A isoform X1, whose amino-acid sequence MTWLTNAGLPRDSRGSLEVFNPNAASASASASSAAASIRPAKPTSPFLLPPPAADDAAAVGRAAQRAAEWGLVLQTDDHTGRPQGVTARPSGGSASASTRTSDSLDGIPRALPRVSEELRAALSAFQQTFVVSDATRPDHPILYASAGFFNMTGYSSNEVVGRNCRFLQGSGTDPAEIAKIRHALAAGSNYCGRVLNYKKDGTPFWNLLTVAPIKDEDGRVLKFIGMQVEVSKYTEGTKDTAVRPNGLPESLIKYDARQKDQARSSVSELLLALKNPRSLSESRNSTFKRKSQESEVPGKRSSESGSRRNSRSGMRNSLQKISEVPEGGNKTRKSGLRSFMGFLGMGHGNVEKNMLKPRDDPLLDSDDERPESFDDDFRRKEMRRGIDLATTLERIEKNFVITDPRLPDNPIIFASDSFLQLTEYSREEILGRNCRFLQGPETDRGTVKKIRDAIDNQTEVTVQLINYTKSGKKFWNLFHLQPMRDQKGDVQYFIGVQLDGTERVRDAAAKDGAMLVKNTADNIDEAAKELPDANLRPEDLWANHSKPVLPKPHMKDTASWRAIQKVLESGESIDLKHFRPVKPLGSGDTGSVHLVELRGTGEYFAMKAMDKSVMLNRNKVHRATAERQILDMLDHPFLPTLYASFQTKTHICLITDYYSGGELFMLLDRQPMKVLKEDAVRFYAAEVVTALEYLHCQGIIYRDLKPENILLNREGHMSLTDFDLSCLTSCQPQVFLSEESDKKKRRKSRGSPIFFAEPMRASNSFVGTEEYIAPEIITGAGHTSAVDWWALGILLYEMLYGYTPFRGKTRQRTFANILHKDMRFPASIEVSLAGRQLMYRLLHRDPANRLGSYEGASEIKRHPFFRGINWALVRAATPPKLVQVEVEVEVEAPLQLQETAAADALTDMF is encoded by the exons ATGACGTGGCTAACTAATGCAGGACTTCCGCGCGACTCCCGTGGGTCCCTCGAGGTCTTCAATCccaacgccgcctccgcctccgcctccgcctcctccgccgccgcttccatCCGGCCGGCGAAGCCAACCTCCCCATTCCTCCTGCCGCCCCCAGCGGCGGATGATGCTGCTGCCGTGGGCCGGGCCGCGCAGAGGGCCGCCGAGTGGGGCCTCGTCCTCCAGACCGACGACCACACCGGCCGCCCCCAGGGCGTCACCGCCCGACCCTCCGGCGGCTCTGCTTCTGCTAGTACCCGCACCAGCGACTCCCTCGACGGCATCCCCAGGGCCCTCCCCCGGGTTTCGGAGGAGCTCCGCGCCGCTCTCTCCGCCTTCCAGCAGACCTTCGTGGTGTCGGACGCCACCCGCCCCGACCACCCCATCCTTTACGCCAGCGCCGGATTCTTCAACATGACCGGCTACTCATCCAACGAGGTCGTCGGAAGGAACTG CCGCTTCCTTCAGGGCTCCGGGACGGACCCTGCAGAGATCGCAAAGATCAGGCACGCGCTCGCAGCTGGCTCAAACTACTGCGGCCGTGTTCTCAACTACAAGAAGGACGGCACGCCATTCTGGAACCTCTTGACCGTTGCCCCCATCAAGGATGAGGATGGCAGGGTCCTCAAGTTCATCGG GATGCAAGTGGAAGTGAGTAAGTACACTGAAGGGACCAAGGATACAGCAGTTCGCCCGAATGGATTGCCAGAATCACTAATCAAATATGATG CAAGACAGAAGGATCAGGCCCGTAGCTCTGTCTCTGAGCTTCTTCTTGCCCTCAAGAATCCACGCTCCTTGTCAGAATCAAGAAATAGCACCTTTAAAAGAAAATCGCAGGAATCAGAAGTTCCTGGCAAGAGAAGCTCTGAAAGTGGATCTCGCCGCAACTCTCGAAGTGGAATGAGAAACTCTCTGCAGAAAATTAGTGAAGTGCCTGAAGGAGGGAATAAAACTAGAAAATCTGGCTTGCGTTCATTTATGGG TTTTCTTGGTATGGGCCATGGAAATGTAGAGAAGAACATGCTGAAACCAAGAGATGATCCGCTACTTGACAGTGATGATGAAAGACCTGAAAGCTTTGATGACGATTTCAGGAGGAAAGAAATGAGAAGGGGTATAGACTTGGCTACTACACTTGAACGTATTGAAAAGAATTTTGTCATCACCGATCCGAGGTTACCTGATAATCCAATT ATATTTGCGTCGGATAGCTTTTTGCAATTGACAGAGTATAGCCGTGAAGAAATATTGGGAAGAAACTGCAG GTTTCTTCAAGGACCTGAAACTGACCGTGGGACAGTAAAGAAAATAAGAGATGCCATAGATAACCAAACAGAGGTCACCGTTCAGTTAATAAATTATACAAAGAGCG GCAAAAAATTCTGGAACCTCTTTCACTTGCAACCAATGCGTGATCAGAAG GGTGATGTTCAGTACTTCATTGGGGTTCAGTTAGATGGAACTGAACGTGTTCGAGATGCTGCTGCAAAAGATGGTGCCATGCTG GTTAAGAACACTGCAGACAATATTGACGAGGCTGCAAAGGAACTTCCTGATGCTAATTTG AGACCGGAGGATCTATGGGCTAATCACTCAAAACCAGTCTTGCCGAAGCCACATATGAAGGATACTGCATCATGGAGAGCCATCCAAAAG GTTCTTGAGAGTGGTGAAAGCATTGATTTGAAACATTTCAGGCCTGTAAAACCTTTAGGATCTGGTGACACTGGCAG TGTCCACTTGGTTGAGTTGCGTGGCACAGGTGAATACTTTGCCATGAAAGCTATGGATAAAAGTGTGATGCTTAACCGAAACAAG GTCCATAGAGCTACCGCTGAACGACAAATCCTTGATATGTTGGACCACCCATTCCTTCCCACATTGTATGCATCATTTCAG ACCAAGACACATATATGTCTTATTACCGACTACTACTCTGGTGGGGAACTTTTTATGCTCCTTGATAGGCAACCTATGAAGGTTCTAAAGGAAGATGCAGTCAG GTTCTATGCTGCAGAAGTGGTAACAGCACTTGAATACCTGCATTGCCAAG GTATAATCTACCGAGACTTAAAGCCGGAGAACATTTTACTTAATAGAGAGGGGCACATGTCCCTGACAGACTTTGATTTGTCATGCTTGACATCCTGTCAACCACAG GTGTTTCTTTCAGAAGAGAGCgataagaagaaaaggaggaagagcAGGGGTTCTCCCATATTCTTCGCTGAACCAATGCGAGCATCGAATTCGTTTGTTGGTACAGAGGAGTACATTGCACCT GAGATCATTACTGGAGCTGGTCATACAAGTGCTGTGGATTGGTGGGCGCTAG GGATCCTTCTGTACGAGATGCTGTATGGCTACACACCCTTCAGAGGGAAAACGAGGCAGAGAACCTTTGCGAACATTCTGCACAAGGACATGAGATTTCCAGCGAGTATAGAGGTGAGCCTGGCTGGGAGGCAGCTCATGTACCGGCTGCTGCACCGGGACCCTGCAAACAGGCTGGGGTCGTACGAGGGCGCCTCGGAGATCAAGCGGCACCCCTTCTTCCGCGGCATCAACTGGGCTCTCGTCCGGGCCGCCACGCCCCCCAAGCTCGTtcaggtggaggtggaggtggaggtggaggctcctctgcaactgcaagagacagctgctgctgatgctcTCACTGATATGTTCTGA
- the LOC117867017 gene encoding enoyl-[acyl-carrier-protein] reductase, mitochondrial isoform X1, with amino-acid sequence MAPPSRLLPATLQILRRRCASRFSTASSLVSPPSKAVLYDEHGAPDQVLRVADVPPVHLGDRDVCVRMLAAPINPSDINRIEGVYPIRPPLPGAVGGCEGVGQVHALGPAVTAPLSPGDWVIPSPSSFGTWQTYIVKNESVWHKVRSDVPMEYAATVTVNPLTALRMLRDFVQLNPGDAIVQNGATSIVGQCVIQLAKVHGIHTINIIRDRPGSEEAKGKLKQLGADEVFTESQLDMKNLKSLLGAFPEPALGFNCVGGNAASLVLKFLRQGGTMVTYGGMSKRPVTVPTSYFIFKDISMRGFWLQKWMNSDKAEDCRTMIDYLLGLVHEGKLKYEMESIPFSEFSLALEKALGKHGSQPKQVVRF; translated from the exons atggcgccgccgtcccggTTGCTTCCGGCGACCTTGCAGattctccgccgccgctgcgcctcccgcttctccaccgcctcctcccttGTCTCCCCGCCGTCCAAGGCTGTGCTCTACGACGAGCACGGCGCCCCCGACCAGGTGCTCCGGGTGGCGGATGTGCCGCCCGTCCACCTCGGCGACCGCGACGTCTGTGTCCGGATGCTGGCCGCCCCCATCAACCCCTCCGACATCAACCGCATCGAGGGCGTCTACCCCATCAGGCCGCCGCTCCCAGGCGCCGTCGGGGGTTGCGAGGGGGTGGGGCAGGTCCACGCCCTCGGCCCCGCCGTCACCGCCCCGCTCTCCCCAGGCGATTGGGTCATTCCATCCCCGTCCTCATTCG GGACATGGCAGACGTACATCGTCAAGAACGAGAGCGTGTGGCACAAGGTCCGCAGCGACGTGCCCATGGAATACGCCGCCACCGTCACCGTCAACCCCTTGACCGCGCTCAGGATGCTCCGAGACTTTGTGCAACTCAATCCTG GTGATGCCATTGTCCAGAATGGCGCTACCAGCATTGTCGGCCAGTGCGTGATTCAGCTCGCCAAGGTACATGGAATTCACACCATCAACATTATAAGGGACAG GCCTGGCTCAGAGGAAGCAAAAGGTAAACTCAAACAACTTGGCGCAGATGAGGTGTTCACGGAATCTCAGCTAGACATGAAGAATCTCAAGAGCCTGCTG GGTGCTTTTCCAGAACCTGCATTAGGATTTAACTGTGTCGGAGGAAATGCTGCTTCTCTGGTACTCAAGTTTTTGAG GCAAGGAGGCACCATGGTGACATATGGCGGAATGTCCAAGCGACCTGTCACTGTTCCTACTTCATATTTCATTTTTAAG GATATTTCCATGCGAGGGTTCTGGCTACAGAAGTGGATGAACTCAGATAAGGCAGAGGATTGCAGAACAATGATAGACTACCTCTTGGGCCTAGTGCACGAAGGCAAACTCAAATACGA GATGGAGTCGATTCCATTCAGTGAGTTCAGCTTGGCTctggagaaggccctgggcaaACATGGAAGCCAGCCAAAGCAAGTTGTGAGGTTCTGA
- the LOC117867017 gene encoding enoyl-[acyl-carrier-protein] reductase, mitochondrial isoform X2, whose translation MAPPSRLLPATLQILRRRCASRFSTASSLVSPPSKAVLYDEHGAPDQVLRVADVPPVHLGDRDVCVRMLAAPINPSDINRIEGVYPIRPPLPGAVGGCEGVGQVHALGPAVTAPLSPGDWVIPSPSSFGTWQTYIVKNESVWHKVRSDVPMEYAATVTVNPLTALRMLRDFVQLNPGDAIVQNGATSIVGQCVIQLAKVHGIHTINIIRDRPGSEEAKGKLKQLGADEVFTESQLDMKNLKSLLGAFPEPALGFNCVGGNAASLVLKFLRQGGTMVTYGGMSKRPVTVPTSYFIFKKWMNSDKAEDCRTMIDYLLGLVHEGKLKYEMESIPFSEFSLALEKALGKHGSQPKQVVRF comes from the exons atggcgccgccgtcccggTTGCTTCCGGCGACCTTGCAGattctccgccgccgctgcgcctcccgcttctccaccgcctcctcccttGTCTCCCCGCCGTCCAAGGCTGTGCTCTACGACGAGCACGGCGCCCCCGACCAGGTGCTCCGGGTGGCGGATGTGCCGCCCGTCCACCTCGGCGACCGCGACGTCTGTGTCCGGATGCTGGCCGCCCCCATCAACCCCTCCGACATCAACCGCATCGAGGGCGTCTACCCCATCAGGCCGCCGCTCCCAGGCGCCGTCGGGGGTTGCGAGGGGGTGGGGCAGGTCCACGCCCTCGGCCCCGCCGTCACCGCCCCGCTCTCCCCAGGCGATTGGGTCATTCCATCCCCGTCCTCATTCG GGACATGGCAGACGTACATCGTCAAGAACGAGAGCGTGTGGCACAAGGTCCGCAGCGACGTGCCCATGGAATACGCCGCCACCGTCACCGTCAACCCCTTGACCGCGCTCAGGATGCTCCGAGACTTTGTGCAACTCAATCCTG GTGATGCCATTGTCCAGAATGGCGCTACCAGCATTGTCGGCCAGTGCGTGATTCAGCTCGCCAAGGTACATGGAATTCACACCATCAACATTATAAGGGACAG GCCTGGCTCAGAGGAAGCAAAAGGTAAACTCAAACAACTTGGCGCAGATGAGGTGTTCACGGAATCTCAGCTAGACATGAAGAATCTCAAGAGCCTGCTG GGTGCTTTTCCAGAACCTGCATTAGGATTTAACTGTGTCGGAGGAAATGCTGCTTCTCTGGTACTCAAGTTTTTGAG GCAAGGAGGCACCATGGTGACATATGGCGGAATGTCCAAGCGACCTGTCACTGTTCCTACTTCATATTTCATTTTTAAG AAGTGGATGAACTCAGATAAGGCAGAGGATTGCAGAACAATGATAGACTACCTCTTGGGCCTAGTGCACGAAGGCAAACTCAAATACGA GATGGAGTCGATTCCATTCAGTGAGTTCAGCTTGGCTctggagaaggccctgggcaaACATGGAAGCCAGCCAAAGCAAGTTGTGAGGTTCTGA
- the LOC117867018 gene encoding protein TONNEAU 1a isoform X1, translating to MDDYAREMMELKTLVTRTLEKKGVLAKIRAELRASVFEAIEEEDRVIENEDGGNSALLGSCNDRAKQLHASPSEFLLLAGRLLTALVCEYLEWAQLSHTMKVYLPECNLPKDFWKNELKDFSNKSGAEGSRSAESGPMLLDVLEGYLKYENLSQTRMGGRRMMSSESELSLNAEHRNSRRPPSSSVGSLPPMGRPVSSSQTSDRRGGSSASNMRKDEYNWRYDPDDISEEVLRTSTALENIQLDRKSRNLPTSWRHSGDGAE from the exons ATGGACGACTACGCGCGGGAGATGATGGAGCTCAAGACGCTCGTCACCCGCACCCTCGAGAAGAAGGGCGTCCTCGCCAAGATTAGG GCTGAGCTGAGAGCAAGTGTGTTTGAGGCCATAGAAGAGGAGGATCGGGTGATAGAGAATGAAGATGGTGGGAATTCTGCTCTGCTTGGTAGCTGCAATGACCGGGCTAAGCAACTGCATGCTTCACCTTCAG AATTTCTTTTGCTTGCAGGTAGGTTATTAACAGCACTTGTATGCGAATACTTGGAGTGGGCGCAACTAAGTCACACAATGAAAGTTTACTTGCCAGAATGTAACCTG CCCAAGGACTTCTGGAAGAATGAACTGAAGGACTTCTCTAACAAAAGTGGAGCTGAAGGGAGCAGGAGTGCTGAAAGCGGTCCAATGCTTTTAGATGTTCTCGAAGGTTATCTGAAATACGAG AATTTATCTCAAACAAGGATGGGTGGTAGGAGGATGATGAGTTCAGAGTCTGAACTTTCACTAAATGCTGAACATCGGAACTCGAGGAGGccaccatcatcatcagttGGGAGCCTGCCTCCTATGGGGAG GCCAGTCTCATCATCGCAGACATCAG ACCGCAGAGGGGGTTCTTCAGCTTCGAACATGAGAAAAGATGAGTATAATTGGAGATATGACCCAGATGATATATCTGAAGAGGTGCTGCGGACATCGACTGCTCTAGAAAACATTCAGTTAGACCGGAAATCTAGGAATCTGCCGACATCTTGGAG GCATTCGGGGGATGGTGCTGAGTAA
- the LOC117867018 gene encoding protein TONNEAU 1a isoform X2: protein MDDYAREMMELKTLVTRTLEKKGVLAKIRAELRASVFEAIEEEDRVIENEDGGNSALLGSCNDRAKQLHASPSGRLLTALVCEYLEWAQLSHTMKVYLPECNLPKDFWKNELKDFSNKSGAEGSRSAESGPMLLDVLEGYLKYENLSQTRMGGRRMMSSESELSLNAEHRNSRRPPSSSVGSLPPMGRPVSSSQTSDRRGGSSASNMRKDEYNWRYDPDDISEEVLRTSTALENIQLDRKSRNLPTSWRHSGDGAE from the exons ATGGACGACTACGCGCGGGAGATGATGGAGCTCAAGACGCTCGTCACCCGCACCCTCGAGAAGAAGGGCGTCCTCGCCAAGATTAGG GCTGAGCTGAGAGCAAGTGTGTTTGAGGCCATAGAAGAGGAGGATCGGGTGATAGAGAATGAAGATGGTGGGAATTCTGCTCTGCTTGGTAGCTGCAATGACCGGGCTAAGCAACTGCATGCTTCACCTTCAG GTAGGTTATTAACAGCACTTGTATGCGAATACTTGGAGTGGGCGCAACTAAGTCACACAATGAAAGTTTACTTGCCAGAATGTAACCTG CCCAAGGACTTCTGGAAGAATGAACTGAAGGACTTCTCTAACAAAAGTGGAGCTGAAGGGAGCAGGAGTGCTGAAAGCGGTCCAATGCTTTTAGATGTTCTCGAAGGTTATCTGAAATACGAG AATTTATCTCAAACAAGGATGGGTGGTAGGAGGATGATGAGTTCAGAGTCTGAACTTTCACTAAATGCTGAACATCGGAACTCGAGGAGGccaccatcatcatcagttGGGAGCCTGCCTCCTATGGGGAG GCCAGTCTCATCATCGCAGACATCAG ACCGCAGAGGGGGTTCTTCAGCTTCGAACATGAGAAAAGATGAGTATAATTGGAGATATGACCCAGATGATATATCTGAAGAGGTGCTGCGGACATCGACTGCTCTAGAAAACATTCAGTTAGACCGGAAATCTAGGAATCTGCCGACATCTTGGAG GCATTCGGGGGATGGTGCTGAGTAA